CTGAGCTactactcttaaaaaaattaatgtaatatagGCTTTTGTTTGGAAAAATCCAATTTTTATAATAGTAAATATTGCTGACACATCCGTCTGCATGTGCTGGACTGAATTGCTTTCTTTTGTGCAACTGGGGAGGGAGATCCTTTTGTACTGGTTTGAGGTTGTTTGGCAACCCTCACAGATGTGACTGTTGTGTGTTTCCTCTGGTGGCATTGTTTTGTGTGAAAGAAGACAAGGAACCAACCAAAATGACACTGTTCCTTTTTTGAAAGAAACCTGGAAACGCAAAGAGCTTCTCTATTCTGAACTagatacacacgcacacacacatacacacacacacagactgctttatttttcagttgtcacgattgtttttttttttttttccttttttctgctgtACTGCACCACGCGTCTCTGGAGCCAAGCACAATTTATATTGCCAAGACAGATGCTATAAAATGAAGCTCAACATGGCAGGCATTGAAAGAGTTCTGTGTTTGCAGATGATTACCTGTCATAAtatgtttcttgatttcttttttttttcctaaattatcaTGGAAAACACAAGGTTAGAAAGAAAATTGCAGTTCTTAGCcttagaaattataattttaaccAGGAAGCTAGAAGGGAGGTGATGAATTTTGCAGAGCAAGAACTGAATCAAAATGAAATCCCAAACTAGATGTTCAAAATCATATTAACAAGGACAATGCTTATATTCTAATATCTAATCCTGTTGTATTAATCTTTTCACAAAATTAATGACTTAAAATCATTCAACCACCTGACACTTCTCAGAAAAGAGTTTGCAAaggccttttcaataaatgaaggAATCCGTTTCAATAAACAAAGGTGACATTAACTTATTGTCATCAGTGTAATGGACACGTCTCTGTTTGGATTTATCTATTTAGTAACATATACTCAGAGCGCTGGCAGATGCGTCGTGTTGGCGCCCACTCACGGTAGGCCTGCAGGTGCTTTTTCGCCTCTGGGTGGGCCACTAAGTAGCAAATGATACtgtttaaaaatgattaatgaaGATGATGAGGTGCTGCAAACAAACTTTAACAGTTCATGGAACAGGCGATCTCCTTCAAAGCACTACAATGCAGGGAGGCAAGAAGCTTTTCCACGATTGAGAATAAAAGAAcgaggggggctcctgggtggctcagtgggttaagcctctgccttcagctcaggtcatgatctcagggtcctgggatcaagccccgcatcgggctgtctgctcagtagggagcctgcttcctcctccttctctgcctatttgtgatctctctctgtcaaataaattaaaaatctcaaaaaaaaaaaaaaataagagtaaaggaACAAGGAAGAGACAAATAGAAAATTCCTGATTGATGGGGGCTCTATGGTCAGCCCGTGCATCTGGGAGTGCCTTGACTGAACATATGGTGTTTCGGGTCCAGTGGGGCATCAACAGGGATGTGGAAGTTAACTGGGCTTCCGTATGCTAACATGGCACCAGGGCTGGAGCGAGTCCATCTTGGGTCtagaaagttctttctttctctctttcttttttttctttaagattttatttatttatttgagagagatagtagGAGAAAGTATGAGTAGGggtagggacagagagagagagaagcagactccccttctgagcaggtagcctgataaTTGGGTTTGATCCTaggcctccaggatcatgaccttaactgaaggcagacgcttaaccaactgagcctcccaggtgcccctagaaagttATTTCAACAGTACCTAGAAATAGTTTATATTCTTTCTGTGAATGGATCTAAGGACTTTTTGCACCTTAACTAATGTCCTCTGACATACGTATACATATGAATATTCCACTGCACATTCAAGGTAATCTGTCTATGCAGCTCACTTCTCTCTGCGATTCTGCCCTGCAAAAGTTTAGCCTCCCTGAacttgactttctttctttcttttaagattttatttatttgagaaagagagagagagagagagatgacaagtaggctgagcagctggcagagagaaagagggaagcagtctccctgctgagcagagagcctgatgtggggcttgatcccaggactctgagatcatgacctaagccaaaggcagaggcttaacccactgagccacctagatgcccctgaACTTGACTTTCTATTTCATCAATGTATTGAGATTCCAAGGTTTTGTTTAGCTTCTCTTCCCTGTGCTGTGGTCTCAGGCCCTACAGGTGCACTGAATTGGGCCAAATCTTTGTTTGTGTCCCTTCTTTCTGGGATCACAGTCCTGCACTATGTGTGGCTCAGTGTTAGGAGCTGTTATTTCTTGAGGTTTGTGGCTTCCTGTGATCAGGCAATGCCCACAGCAGCTCATCCTTCAAGTAGGGAATTGAAAGTGTCAGGTATAGGTTTAGGCATTTCACCTGGTTTATATGATCTCCACAGTTATTCTATGATTTAAATACtcatattctctttattttgtaaataaggaCACTGAACAGTTCATGGAACAGGCGATCTCCTTCAAAGCACTACAatgcagggctcctgggtggatgAGAAAACTTGAGTAACTTTCCTGAGATCCTTAATCTGTTAAATGACAAGCCAAGAATCTGGCTGTATTTGTTTGATTCCAAAGTCTGTGCAACATAATATTCTTATAATATATCAGCCGGATTTCCAAACTAATTAGAAATAAAGTCATTCacggaagcctgggtggctcagttggttaagcgtccaatttttgatttctgctcaagtcatgatctcagggtcatgcggtagagccccatgtgggactctgcGCTTAGTggagaatctgctggagattgtgtctctCCTCTACCCCTTTCCACACACTGcgtgctcactcgctctcaaatgaataaatacatctttaaaaagtaataaaatcattcatttaaaaaaagctcACTGGAAGCTGAGGCTTTTAAAATGATTGTCCTTTGACAGCCATGTTACTATATTTTTCTTGAGGTAAATTAATTTTGGCTTTAAAAATCTCATCGAAAAAGAAGcactgatagaaaaaaatattttctaaccaTTCTCACCCTCTCCTCTGTACCCACTTGcttaataaaattgtatttaattatttttcaattgtAATCTACTTATGTACACAGTAGATATTTTAATAAGTGTTGacctaattcttttcttttgaaattatgtGTTAGTACATGAAATGACCTCCACCATATTTTACAACCAGGAAAAGAGCTGTAAACAGTCTGTTCAAGTTCTTGCTTTGTGACTTGGAATTCATTCTCTAAAGTAATGAGTGTTTAAATGACTTGCGATTTTCCTGCTAGGGATTCCTGTAGTTAAAGCTAAAGTCAGCAATTCAACTGATCATGATGGCAAAACTGACAGTGATGGCGGCAAAGGTCCCCCTTTACTAAGCGCTTCACCAACGTCATCCTGTGTCCCCTTCTCAGCAGGCCAGAGAGGTACGGTCCTCATTTTACCAGTGAGAAAACTTATGCCTAGGGAGGTTAATTAACTTCCCCAATTAATTAGCTTTTCCAGAATTACATAGCTGAGAAATTCCAGAGTCCAAATATAAACCTATAACTAAtggctcaaaaacaaaaacatatttctCAGTACTGTCATATTTctacaaagtaaataaatgagcTGGCATTTACACAAGGCAGAATTCAGTAACCCAGGTTGatgcaaaagaattgaaaaaaaaagaataattataaaaatgtattacaaCTTGCTAGATTCTATCTCAACAGATAATATGCACCCATCATATGACTCCTACTAAACAGGAAGTAGAGATTCCGACTGCATGTTCACATCCCTCGGTGTAATACTAGATAGCAgataattatataacatatattatgtaACATACAATGATGTATTAACCTACACTTGAAATAGTTTGATTATGTTTTCATCATCTGGAAGATAGCAATCTCTCCTAGGGACAGTCACTTACTGAGGACCCAATTTGCTAAGCAAATTGTCTTTATCTACTTAATGGCTATTTTTAGGTCATATCTTAGTCTTTTCCACATGCAGCATAAAGATTAGTTGAAGAAATCAGGGAAGACCAGGTCAGTTATAACAGGAAGTAGAATGTGTTTCTGTCCTGAAACATATATGGCCGGTGTTGTGGGGATTCGGAACTGAAGGTGGACAGCTGTTGGGATTGGACAAGGTTTCAGGGAGGAGGTCCATCTGGTCGGGCTTTGATATCATGGTTGGAATTTGAGTGATTTTGCAGAATGTGAGTATATTACCTCCCACCTTGTAGTTGGCCTTAGGTGATCCCAATGAGAGTTTCAATTAGATcttcaaaaagattattttcatgTTCCAGAGAATCCCTTTTGTTAGACCAGAGATGCCACTGAAGGGGCCTGGccatcctccttcccctgcccctccatgATTTCTGCCTTATACTTCTCCTACCAGCCTGTGGCTGATGCCTCCACGTCCCCGGCTGCAGTGCTCAGTTACACACACCGGCACTGCACAGGGACAAGAATCAGGGTAGGGGGAGACACATTCTCCGCACTCCAGAAGCCTTTGCTAAGGAAACGCTCTAGCTCCAGCTTtagttagactttttttttcctttttttaactttgaacctcagtgaattattattattatcattttttaagattttatttatttatttgacagacagagatcacaagtcggcagagaggcaggcagagagagaggaggaagcaggcttcccaccaagcagagagcctgacgtggggctcgatcccaggaccctgagatcatgacccgagccgaaagcagaggcttaacccactgagccacccagacacccctgttattattaagattgtatttatttatgtgagagaaagagcacaagagagagctagctagcatggggggggggggatgggtggaGCAGAGCATGAGGGAGAACAGACCCTCTACAGAGCCGGGAGCCAGATGCGGCCTtgacccaggaccctaggatcataatctgagctgaagacagacgcttaaccaactgagccaccaaggtggcTTTCAcgaattattttaaaaggatctttattattattaaagagtgtttttttgttctttttattatctcAGTCTGTGGGCATAAGTATATATTAGTTTAATATAGGAAGTAAGTGTGCCCCTTCTAACTCTAATAGCTAGGATCTAACTTAAGAGTTTGATTTCTCAGAACctagactgacttttttttttttttttaaattaggacaATTTGTAATAAAAGTAGAACCTATTCTGGTACATTAtgtcaataaatttttgttattcCTAAAAATATAATATACTTCAAGAAGTAgatagaacttcttttttttttttttttgaggttttttattttctttttatttatcatgCCATGAATTCATAGGGAATGGGTTCCAGCAGTTCAGGCTCTTTTCCATTGGTTCTCACAAAATGTGCTTCTCTGGGTGGAGCAGGCTGACGCTTCAGCTGAACCCAAGTAcctttctctttggcttccttctttttctgatcattttccttTACACGCTTCAGGAAGCTATCTCGGCTCTTTGAATGTTTAATATGCTCAATGCGGACATTAATTCTCTTGGCAAGAATCTTGCCCTTTACTTGTTTGTTTACAACAATACCAACAGCATGCTGAGTAACATTGTAGACTCTTCCAGTTTTGCCATGGTAACATTTGTGGGGCATTCCCTTTTGAACAGTGCCCATTCCCTTGATGTCCACAATATCACCTTTCTTGTAGATTCGCATGTATGTGGCCAAAGGAACAACTCCATGTTTTCTAAAAGGCCTAGAGAACTTCTTTATGCAAAAATGCAAAGCTGCCGACAGGGCATGAGTCAGGTAGGATAATTGCAAGTTATTTGTGTGCATTAACAGTATGTTTCTGTCATAACCACACACAGGCACTTCTTAGTATAGGTAGTAGCAATAAAACTGAGTCATCATAGTTTCGGTATGAACATTTTCTTACTAAAACTAAGAGATTTTTGCATGTGGAAGCAATTCTATTGGAATGAGGCTCTAATCTTTCGTGCTCAGCAGTATCGGGTCGTTACTGTAATTCCTTACCAGCAGAAGGAGCGGGCACTTACTCTTTCTTGCTGGTACTCCCTGCTTCCATCAAAACCTTTTTCCAATCAATGCTCAATGCTGCTGTCACCCTTCCCTTTCACCTGTGGCTTTGATCTCATAGCCGCTTTCACTCTAAAAAGAAGCAAATCCAAATCCTAACTCCGCTTCAAAGCCTTTAACTAGCTTGTCCAagatttttcagctttttttctgCCTTCATTTATTCCTCCCAGACAACCTAGTTAATTGAGTTGCATGTTTTTGAGGTGTCTGGGTCCAGTCACCCCACTCTGTCTTCTGAAACTTCCGGCTGCCCACTAACCCAACACCAAAGTATCCTGTGCTCGAATCTGGTCAGTGCTTGAAGCTCTCACAAATCCATGCCTtggaaaacaaacccaaaaaatgAGGCTACCGAACTAATGAGgggtttggagatttttttttcccttaatccACATCCTAGTATTCCCTTTGCTATTTGAAATCTAATCTGGCCTTATTTAGACATAAGGTAAAAATAACTGCGTGGTCATTGTGTATACGTGTTCCAATGGACCAGATTTCCTTCTTAGAATCCAGTGGAGCACTGCCAATCCCGGTGCTGTCTTGGGCAAGCCTGTTCCTCTTGCAAACTCTTTTTCCCCCACATGTAAAGTGGTGATAATATCTACTTATGAACTTTTGGTTATTATCCTATGATTATTTCATAGGATAACCCTACACTGGATCCTCTCCATCGACACATGAACTTGCCGTGAGATCTCCCAAGTTACAAACTATTTTAGTAAACAACTTTCTATGATTTCTTGACACTGACCATCTCCTACCTAATTTCTCTCTGGCTTAGGAAACTAGAACTGTGAAAAACTGTCCTGACTCACTGTATCTCTTTCTTTACCTGCCATTCTCGTCAGACTTTCACTCCTACTGCCATTCTCAAGACCTCCAGCAAGCCTCACGTCTCCAGATGAAAGGGCTATTTTCTTGCATGACTTCTGGGACACCCAAGTCTTCTGAATGCCCCCTTATCTCATGAGCCACTGCATTTCACTTGTCTCTACTGACCTCATCTCATCTTTCTGACCTTGGAACTGAGTACCAGTTTCCAGTCTTAGAGCTTTTTGCCTGTTGTTGCCCATTTTTAAGAAATGTcgtccaggggtgtctgggtcctcagttggttaagcagctgccttcagctcaggtcatgatcccagggttctgggatcgagtcccacattgggttccctactcagcagagagcccgtttctccctctccctctgcctgcctctctgcctacttgtgttctacctgtttgtcaagtaaataaataaaatctaccacGATACATCGGCAACTACAGAATTGCCATCCCCagctctgtgtctctccctgacTCTGACTTCACATGTTCATATGCCCTCTGGACGCATAGCAGAGTGGGAAGAAGGCATCTCAACTATTTCTGtccaaaacaaaactcttaagTATTTGTGCCAAGCCCGCCTTTCCCACAAGAGGCCATTATCTCAGTGCCTAGCACTGCTGTTCACTCAGTAGCGGCCAAGGACAAACATCTTGGAATCGTGTCTTCTCCTGCTTTTTCACCTAATCTCGTCTAATCCATCTCCACGTTTTGCCAAGCATCTCTCAGACTGAATCTGGTCACTTCCCACATCCTCACCTCTACCCTCTGGTCAAAATCACCATCATCCATCACACTCTTGATGCAGTAGCCTCTTAACTGGTCTTTTGTTCTACTCTGAAATTTCCTCAGCTTATTCTTCGCACAGGTGAGCAGAGCGACCCTTCTCAAGCTGCATCCCACGCGTGTGAGTGAATGCCTGCTCGTCACGCTGAGAACACAATTCCAGGTCCTAACTCTGTATGGCCCACGGCGCTCTACTGACGTGACCTGCAGCTCTCCCTCTAAGCACGTGTTCTGCCACCTTCCCCTCTCTCATCGTGCTCCAGCCAAATGGACTTCTAGATTGTTCTTTGATCACTATCCCTGGGCTGCTGCCTCTCGACCTTTGCAgtttctgtcctttcttcctggcatgctttcattcattcagctcaGCTCAACTGTCATCTCCTTTAACATGATTGCCCTGCCACCCTTTTTAACATACCATCCAcagctctgttttatttttgcccAGGGCACTTCATTGTGCCCACGCTGTCAGAGGTAGGTATGCCCTAGCCCTCCGCTACCGTATCCAGTCCTGTGATCTTGAACTTGGAACCATCTCTCATATCAgtccctccttccccatttcCACATTGGTGGTCACTGATTTCTATTTGGGATATTAGTCAGGATTCTCTAAGGAAATAGAACCAAACCAAtagggaggtgtgtgtgtgtgtgtgtgtgtagagatagGTTATGAGGACTTGACTCCTGTGATGATGGGGACTGAGAAGTCCTAGgatctgccatctgcaagctggaaATTCAGAAAATCCAGTGGTGCAATTCTAGTTTGAGTCCAAGGGCTTGAGAACCAAAGAAGCTGATGGTGTTAATCCcagtccaagggcaggagaagatgatGTGCACAAGCAGGCGGGAAGTAAAAAGGgtgaattcctccttcctctacctttttgttctcttcaggTCCTCAAGGGTTTGGTGACGCCCATCCGGTTGGAGGAGGGACAACCTGCTTTACCACATGTACAGATTCCAACACTGATGTCATACAGAAACACCACACAGACTCACTGAAATGATGTTAAATCTGGACCTTTGGCCCAGTCACATTTGCATATAAAAGTAACTGAGTTGACACATTAGCTGACCATTCACCTCATTTGAGTAACTATTAGTAGATGCCACACTCTTTAGTACTTTTGGTACACAACCTCATTATTACTGCATTTCCCTGGTGTTCATTACAAATACCTCACAAATAGCCCATGTTAGGTAAGATAGTTGTTTTGCCCATCTTCCAGATAGAAAATGGTGCCTCAGACAAGATAATGTATACATTCAAGCTCTTGCAGATTATGAGGAAAAGGGTCTAGATATAGAGTAGTTTATAGGATAGCTTGCTGCCACTCACATCCACCTTGCTGAAGCTTTGAGGCGAAGTGCTGGTCATTTTATTCATCATATTCTTATTTAACATCTACTAAGTATCAGGCATCATAGACACTGGGGACATGCGGTGTGTAAATTGTGCCTGTATTTTGACTCTTCAGCTAGCTCTAGTTCCTAAATCAAGCCAGTCCACAGTCGGACACCAGCCTGCCTTTCCAGTCTGGCTTCTCACTGGCTCACCTCAGCTCCCATCAGCGGGACTGGTCCCTTTGAGCGTCATTGGGTTCCTGCTGCATAAGATGCTCTTTGCCCTTCTCTGTGTGTCCACTGCTCCTCATCATCAAGGCTTAGCTCAAATCTGGGTCTTTGATAAACAAACCCAGCCTTGTATAGTGTTTATCCTATGAGCTGTGCCAGCTTGTTATCTGTGAGTTTTTTGTCATCAGTTACCTCATTACAAATCAGAAATGCTGGGCTGCATTCTTCTCTCTCCAGCTGGTCTATGATGTTGCTGAGGGTAGAGATCACGGCTCACCCATCCTTGCCAACGCCACCCCAAACAAGTGCCTGTAGACAATAGGTTCTCCCCACTATCTCTTGGGTGTACAGAAGAATTtacagatcttttaaaattagcCTTTGTCTTTAGGTCTTTGTTGGAAGAtcagcagtgaaaaaaaaatctcctgagattttcatatgcaaaatatattaaatatcttttgGAAAAAGTCAGTTTATCTCTAAATCACAGCATATATTTGCACttactggctttttaaaattaaaataatcattttgccCTCCAGGTAGCAAGAAAGTAGCCCAAGGGATTGCAGAATTTACAGACACAGAGTAAGATTTATAGACATACTATTTCATTCTTGGGTCTTATTTCAGCTGTTACCCAAATAGCTTTGTTAATTCAGTTCCAATCCCCTTCCACATCTATAGCAGTCCTAAGGGAAATTGAGTTACTAATATAAactaagataataaatgttgctTTTCATCATACACCACATTTTTACAGAAGCCTAGAAATGTTTGCTATGAAACAATGTGAAAGCAAAAACATTTATATAGCTAAAATTCACTTGGCCATTATTGCATTTCTGTATATTCCGGTTGGTATTTTAGATGTTATTTGCTTTGCAAATGTGTTATCTTTCTCATTGAGGCTGTTGCTCCTCTGACTGTGGTTTACAGTATGTAATAATGTGTAAAAGTTCCTGTGTATATAGTGCCTCGTACCTCATGCATTCCCAATAAATGATTATTGAGTTGATCCTGTAAGTTTCTCTAGAGGTCCCGTGTTCAAGAGTTTGCCATGGTTGTGACCACTGCCTCATAGTCAATGCCACAAAGCTATGACGCAGAAATCATTGTCCATGAAATGTAATTTTCAGGACAGATATGAGCCTAGGCACTTAGAGATGGTTTtcatataatatttttagaataCTATGACAAAGATATTATTGTCTTCATTTCAGAGATGGAAAAGTTTAAGTTCAGGAAGATAAATACATTTTGTCCTTATATCACACAACAAGCTAAGTGGTAAATCAAGGATTCCTATTTTAATCTTCCTGGCTCTGAAGTTTGAATTCTATTCAGTGTGTGTTGTGTGGCTTCCTTGAATGATGGTGTAGTAATCATAGACCGGGCAGTGCCGTTATTTTACATCACTGCTTGACCCCCGTTCAGGTCAAGACCCACCTTCCCGGGCAGGGATGAAATTCAACATATTTATCAACTGGTTGGTCATCGGCAATCAGAGTGGACACCACAGCCTCTCAGAACGGGCCCTGGCCATTACTGACGTTCTGACCATGGCCAGTCACACTCATTCACTGTTGGTCCAGAACCGAGAGTGCAAGACTTTGAAATGGTGTGCAAAATGACGTGCCTGTGtatatgtacattttcttttctgtaaagtaATTTGATTTCATCAGATTCTCACAGAGATTTTTGacctctaaaaattaaaagcttctgttGGGTAGTGAGTGAACAAGATTAATTGCTTTGACAAAAATaacaagatattaaaaaaaaacaacaagatgTTTATATTTAGAGAACATTATGAAGCAAAAGAGAACTTATGAGGTGAGAGGAATTGCATTTTGTGGGACAGTGTGGCAGAAGGGAAGTGGAGAGAGACTGGGAAAGTGTGAGCTTTCTGCGTTGTGGGGTCACAGGGACCACTCTTCAGTGGGTTTGGAATACTTGATAAGATGGAATCTTGTTTCAGAGACTTGTTGTGTTCTTAAATTATTTCCTAAAACagcaggtggctcagtcagttgatcgtctggctcttggtttcagatcaggtcatgatctcagggacctggggtcaagccccgtgttaggctccatgctcagtgtggtcctctttctccctcacctgccccccccaacacatgtgtgcatgtgtgtacactctctctctctctaaaataaataaataaatcttaccaaaaaaaaataaattatctcctGATATAATTGGGAGGCAGGTTTAGTTCTCTTTTCCTCCATTTTGACacttctgaaaactgtaaaactcctttCTTACCTTCTTCTAATTAGTCAATAGTGTTTtctggtgagtgtgtgtgtttgtgtgtgtgtgtaactttcTAATCTAGCTATTTTATCTGCAATGTGAATAATACAGAAGGGAAAGCTTCATTCTCAAATGTTATAAAAACAGTTctgcatttattatttactttataatttgAGCAGCAGTTCATTATGCATGATTTTAAGTAACATTTATAACAAAGtcagaattaattttattaagttttccgAATCAGTCATCACACCAGATAAGTTTATCAGGAAACtattaaatacttgaaaataaaattaatgatgttAAGTTTATTACATTAGAATGCTCTGCTCTAATGAAATTTCATATTCACATTCTACTTGGTACGTCAGGAAGCACCCCACACTTCTTCTTCATTACCCTGTTCTATTTGCCATTTTCCCCGGGTGATAAGTGTGGAATAACCACCTATAGAGAATAATTGGAGACACTTATGTAATGCctgtttttccattcttctgGCCATCTCAGTTCTGCATTCCACATGTTAGCAATATAAAATGTTAAGATTACAATAGTTTAGCAAATATACATTACTGTGAGTTGTAAGCATCCATCTGGAtttgaaactttattttcaataatTGTGGTTTTATTACTTTCTCTAATACTGCCCAAAATATTCTTTACAGATTCCAACAAAATGTgatcaattataaataaaattaaagccaGTTTTAACAAATCTTAGATGAATTAGTGATAATGAGGCTATTAATATCAAGCCAAGTGCTGCTTTTGAGAGTTGTGTAGCCTCTGGTTTGTCAGTTTTATACAAACCTTTGATCAACCACGATATAATGTTACCCTCTCAATGGTTCTGGAAAAGTTAAGCATTATTTGAATGTGCATTTGAAAGCATCCATTTACCTTTTAAGTTAATTGGAGCCCATTTGAAAGCAACTTCAATTAGTTGTCTTTGAAAAGTTGTATCCAGACAGCTTCTCATGAGGACATTTACAGCACATACACAACTGAAAAGGCAACTTGCGAGCTGTTCTCTGGCCTGCAGCAAGCTGAGATCCTGTCGTC
This genomic interval from Neovison vison isolate M4711 chromosome 1, ASM_NN_V1, whole genome shotgun sequence contains the following:
- the LOC122901054 gene encoding 60S ribosomal protein L21-like — translated: MHTNNLQLSYLTHALSAALHFCIKKFSRPFRKHGVVPLATYMRIYKKGDIVDIKGMGTVQKGMPHKCYHGKTGRVYNVTQHAVGIVVNKQVKGKILAKRINVRIEHIKHSKSRDSFLKRVKENDQKKKEAKEKGTWVQLKRQPAPPREAHFVRTNGKEPELLEPIPYEFMA